ATTGGATAAATAGCTCCGGGTTGGGAATCTTAATCAGCGGTCTTACGACTGTCCGTAACAACGGTGGGAATCTCTGTCTAGCTCATCCAAGCGATAAGATTAAAAATATTCTTAATATAACTAAATTATCTTCGGTTTTCACATCATACGATAATATGGATGAAGCCATCGCAAGCTTCATGTAGTTTAGTCTGGCTGTTTTTACTAAATAGGATACATTATTAATACTTCGAACTTTATTTTTCTATGCCTGTAACAATAGTTGTAGGCGGTCAGTGGGGCGACGAAGGCAAAGGAAAAATCGTCGATATTCTCTCGGAAAAAATGGATGTTGTTGCGCGCTATCAAGGCGGGGCAAACGCAGGGCATACAATAATTTTTGATGGTAAAGAGTTTATATTACACCTTATTCCGTCCGGCATTCTTCGAAAAAGCACAACCTGCTATATAGGAAACGGCGTTGTAATCGACCCTGAAGCTTTTCTGTCTGAGATTGAGTTCTTAAACAGCGAAGACATAAGTGTACAAGACCGATTATTCGTCAGCCAAAACGCTCATCTCGTAACGCCGCTGCATAAGATTGCAGATAAAGCGTCTGAACTCAGTTCAGCTGCCATCGGTACCACTTTAAGAGGAATCGGACCTGCTTATACCGATAAAATAGCCCGTGTTGGAATTCGAGCCATAGATGTTCTTGACAAGGAAGGATTTCGAACTAAACTGCTTCGAAA
Above is a window of Candidatus Neomarinimicrobiota bacterium DNA encoding:
- a CDS encoding STAS domain-containing protein, producing MELKQIDKGNVTVLQLQGKLMGGPDATQLHESLHKLIDADVKNVVIDLKGVDWINSSGLGILISGLTTVRNNGGNLCLAHPSDKIKNILNITKLSSVFTSYDNMDEAIASFM